A stretch of Moorena sp. SIOASIH DNA encodes these proteins:
- a CDS encoding class I SAM-dependent methyltransferase, whose product MKDSKDFYEGIGLTLLDPQNETEGVREYQKLEEEFIKKTFEGVDSVLEVGCGEGRYLRHLAPLVGKITGIDFAEQLVNIAKESTADFDNVKLILGRAEHLPTLVQETFTYALLGWNTIGNISQDVHKPVFDNLGKLVDENIFISTFKCGQEVMDERLRFYAKTGLKVESINGNQVILEGGSHCPNAYPFSYFQELLESIGFSMKIHDLGSVGVMIEGRKK is encoded by the coding sequence ATGAAAGATAGCAAAGACTTTTACGAAGGGATCGGATTGACTTTGCTCGATCCTCAAAATGAGACAGAAGGAGTCAGGGAGTATCAGAAGTTAGAAGAAGAATTTATTAAGAAAACCTTTGAAGGGGTGGATAGTGTTCTGGAGGTAGGATGTGGTGAGGGACGTTATCTTCGTCATCTTGCCCCCCTTGTCGGTAAGATCACAGGAATTGATTTTGCCGAACAATTGGTAAACATAGCTAAAGAATCAACTGCCGATTTTGATAATGTAAAACTCATTCTCGGAAGAGCGGAACATTTACCTACTCTGGTTCAAGAAACGTTTACCTATGCTCTACTGGGATGGAATACCATTGGCAATATTTCTCAAGACGTTCATAAACCTGTTTTCGACAATCTAGGAAAACTAGTAGACGAAAATATATTTATTTCGACTTTCAAATGTGGTCAAGAAGTGATGGATGAGCGCTTACGCTTTTATGCTAAAACAGGTTTAAAAGTAGAAAGTATCAATGGCAATCAAGTGATTTTAGAAGGGGGTTCCCATTGTCCTAATGCTTATCCTTTCAGCTATTTCCAGGAGTTGCTTGAATCTATAGGATTTTCCATGAAAATTCATGATTTGGGCTCGGTTGGTGTGATGATTGAAGGAAGGAAAAAATAA
- a CDS encoding class I SAM-dependent methyltransferase produces the protein MKDSKDFYEGMGLKFLEPQNQTEGIREYMELEDDFILKTFEGVDSVLDVGCGEGRYIRKLAPIVGKITGIDFSEQLVALAKDSTSTFNNVTILAGRAEHLTTLVQENFTYGLLAWNTIGNIPQQLHKAILDNLAKLVDKKIFISTFKSNQDVMDERLRYYAKTGFKVESIDGNQVILEGGLHHANAYPFSYLQELLESAGFSMETHDLGFVGVMIEGTKQ, from the coding sequence ATGAAAGATAGCAAAGACTTTTACGAAGGGATGGGATTAAAGTTTCTGGAGCCTCAAAATCAGACGGAAGGAATCAGGGAGTATATGGAGTTAGAGGATGACTTTATACTGAAAACCTTTGAAGGGGTGGATAGTGTTCTGGATGTAGGATGTGGTGAGGGACGTTATATTCGTAAGCTTGCCCCCATTGTAGGAAAGATCACAGGAATTGATTTTTCAGAACAGCTTGTAGCCTTAGCTAAAGACTCCACTTCTACGTTTAATAATGTAACCATTTTAGCCGGAAGAGCAGAACATTTAACAACTCTAGTTCAAGAAAATTTCACTTACGGTTTACTGGCATGGAATACCATTGGCAATATTCCTCAACAGCTTCATAAAGCTATTTTGGATAATCTGGCAAAATTAGTAGATAAAAAGATATTTATCTCTACGTTTAAATCTAACCAAGACGTCATGGATGAGCGCTTACGCTATTACGCTAAAACGGGTTTTAAGGTAGAAAGCATCGATGGCAATCAAGTAATTTTAGAAGGGGGATTGCATCATGCTAATGCTTATCCTTTCAGCTATTTACAGGAGTTGCTTGAATCGGCAGGATTTTCTATGGAAACTCATGATTTGGGCTTTGTTGGTGTGATGATTGAAGGAACTAAACAATAA
- a CDS encoding aspartate aminotransferase family protein: MKDTETTLTKAFTIILNYLEGNLDPEPKVVNYQTANGLKEKLDLTLPDEGVALEALIPIVESYLNYSVRTGSTQFFNLLFSGSSIPGIIADMVTSATNTTMHTYDVAPVATLMEIELIKKLTSLVGFNPGEGLMVTGGSNANLIGMLCGRHQVLPEAKLQGLGNHQLVAFVSEQAHYSYLKAANLLGIGIQNLVKVKSDVDGKMIPEALEAAIQQSLSEEKTPFFVGATAGTTVLGAFDPLPTLAEITRKYGLWLHVDAAWGGPVLFSEKHQHLLAGSELVDSFTWDAHKLMGVPLICSAILVKEKGILSEACSGGGTDYLFHDDENDLYNLGTKSLQCGRRVDALKLWLCWKYYGKKGYEQLVNHLFDLANYATEYIRRCDNLELIAEPQFLNICFRYIPKDKQLDSTGLDQLNLDIRNQLFHSGTAFVNYAHYQGQVMIRLILANPELQKADLEIFFHNLLDAGKLGEAVKG, from the coding sequence ATGAAAGATACAGAAACAACCCTGACTAAAGCCTTTACCATAATTCTCAACTATTTAGAAGGTAATTTGGATCCCGAGCCCAAAGTCGTTAATTATCAAACCGCTAATGGTCTTAAGGAAAAACTCGATTTAACGTTACCCGATGAAGGAGTAGCGTTAGAAGCGTTAATTCCTATAGTAGAATCTTACCTGAACTATAGCGTTAGAACCGGTAGCACTCAATTTTTTAATCTACTTTTTAGTGGGTCTAGTATTCCGGGAATAATAGCCGACATGGTGACCAGTGCCACGAATACTACCATGCACACCTATGATGTCGCCCCAGTAGCCACCCTGATGGAAATAGAATTGATTAAAAAATTGACCAGTTTAGTGGGGTTTAATCCAGGTGAAGGGTTGATGGTAACTGGAGGAAGTAATGCTAATCTGATCGGAATGCTTTGTGGACGACATCAAGTTTTACCGGAAGCTAAATTGCAGGGATTGGGTAATCATCAGTTAGTTGCCTTTGTTTCCGAACAAGCTCATTATTCCTATTTAAAAGCTGCCAATTTGTTAGGGATTGGCATCCAAAATTTAGTCAAGGTTAAATCTGATGTTGATGGCAAAATGATTCCCGAAGCACTAGAAGCTGCGATTCAACAGAGCTTATCAGAAGAAAAAACACCGTTCTTTGTGGGTGCAACTGCCGGTACAACTGTTTTAGGAGCTTTCGATCCGTTACCGACCCTTGCCGAAATTACCAGGAAATATGGCTTGTGGCTGCATGTCGATGCTGCTTGGGGTGGGCCGGTTTTATTTAGTGAAAAACACCAGCATTTGTTAGCAGGAAGTGAGTTAGTTGATTCGTTTACTTGGGATGCTCATAAGTTAATGGGAGTTCCTTTAATTTGTTCGGCTATTTTAGTCAAAGAAAAAGGAATATTGTCAGAAGCTTGCTCTGGGGGAGGTACCGATTATCTATTCCATGATGATGAAAATGATTTATATAATTTGGGAACTAAGTCGTTACAATGTGGTCGGAGAGTAGATGCCCTAAAATTATGGCTGTGTTGGAAATACTATGGCAAAAAAGGTTATGAGCAGCTGGTGAATCATTTATTTGACCTAGCTAATTATGCCACCGAGTATATCCGCCGTTGCGATAATTTAGAATTAATCGCTGAACCACAATTTTTGAATATTTGTTTCCGTTATATCCCCAAAGATAAACAGCTTGACTCTACTGGGTTAGACCAGCTGAATCTAGACATACGCAACCAATTATTTCATTCTGGCACAGCTTTTGTCAACTATGCTCATTATCAAGGTCAGGTTATGATTCGGTTAATTCTCGCTAACCCTGAACTGCAAAAAGCTGATCTAGAAATCTTTTTCCATAATTTACTTGATGCTGGTAAACTAGGTGAAGCTGTTAAAGGATAG